From the Musa acuminata AAA Group cultivar baxijiao unplaced genomic scaffold, Cavendish_Baxijiao_AAA HiC_scaffold_1119, whole genome shotgun sequence genome, the window GCCGCGGCCGGATTCGTAACCCCGCATTCCCCGGTGCTGGTGCAGAAGCCCGCCTGAGAAAGGGTGGCCCCGCTTCCGGCGGAAGGAGGAGCGGCCCCACCACCCCCTTGCTTCGGTGGAAGTTCAACGAGGCACCCCCGCCGAAGCCCAGCCGGAAGGCCGAGAATGCCGGCTCCAGTGAGGCACCGCCGCCTCTCCCAGGAGTCTCGGCGAGGAAGCTCGCGGCGGGGATCTGGCATCTGCAGCCTCTGGATGCCGGTAGCGGCGTCCGCGGCGGCGGAGGAGAAGGCCGACGAACTCCTCCATGTCTTGAGGTAGGGTAGCACCAGTATCCCCGCCCTCTTTGTAGGGTTTCTTTTCTCTATGTAGATTGGTATGGATCTTGTGGAGAGTTCACATTTTGATGGTACACGTGTTAAAAACCAAGTTTATCTTGCTCAGTTCGTTCAAGATCATCCAAATCGGAACCTTTGAAACATCCTCAAAAGCTCTTAAGAAAAGGAAAATAGAATTCCCTTTACTCTTGATTCTCGAAGGAATTGGAAAAGACATGGGTATTTTGTCCTTGGAAACATTGTGTCTTTCCTTTTACCTGACTTGTGCTAGATTTCTTGCTGTTCTCATCAATCCTGGAACTCAAGCAGTTGTTAATACCATATCCATCTTTAACAATCCTAAAGAATGCTATGTGTTTAGTCAACTTCACTACGAATCTCTCATCTATAGTCTTGATGAGGGTTGTCAATGCATGTCCATAGTCTACGATGCACTTTGTATGTATGAATGCCATTATTCATTCACTCTGCACCTCTCCTTTCTACTTTGAAGCCCTATCCACGGGTATCAATAAGTTCAGCTACTTTGTAATCCCCTCAGCACTGATCTCCACactaataaaaataagaagaacgaTTTTGCCAGTCCTGTCTCAGTCTTAAGTCCAAAATATGGAAATATCCACAGGAGAAGCCTTTTATTTCTATGGTCTGAATGTATTCCtgcacccttttttttttaaacagcTACTGTAAGTCtggttgatatttttcatgttgaACAGTTTGCTGGATTTCCGAGTGCTGAAATGGAGAAGGCAACTAAATGGGACCCTGGCAGCTCAATGACATTGGAGGAGGTCTATCGATTCTACAATCACCTGAAGGTTGTGGAACATGAGGATGTGAACACAGTGTCCATTGTTTCGTCTCTCTGTACTGAGCTGGAAAAGGCTCATGCCTGCATCAGTGAGCTTGAGACAGAACGGAGATCAGCAAAGAAAAAGTTGGATCAATTCTTGAAAAGCCTTGCTGATGAGAAGGCATCATGGCAGAGCAGAGAGCACGAGAAGGTCCAGGCTATAATCGGGGCAATGAAGGCTGACCTTGATAGAGAGAGGAAAAGGCGGCAAAGGATAGAGATTGTCCATACCAAGCTGGTCAATGAACTCACTGAGACGAAGTTGGCTGCGAAGCAGCTCTTGCAGGACTATAAAAAAGGATGCAAAGCACGTGAGCTTGTTGAGGAGGTCTGTGATGAGCTCACGAAAGAGATTGGCGAAGACAAAGCTGAAATTGAATCACTGAAGATGGAAGCATTAAATATCCGagaacaagttgaggaggagaagaggatgcTGCAGATGGCAGAGGTATGGCGAGAAGAAAGGGTTCAGATGAAGTTAATTGATGCAAAGCTGACTCTTGAGGAGAAATACTCGCAACTGAGGGACCTGGAAGCAGAGTTAGAAGCATTTTTGGCTGCAAGGATGGATGCGGACATGGATGTTGCACTAAGGAGGGAAGCTGAGTTGCTTAAAGAAAAAGCAAACTCAGTTACTGTTGAAGAGATAAAAGAGTTCTCTTACCAGCCACCACCTTCTTCAGAAGACATCTACGCTGTTTTTGAAGAACCCCAACCAAGACAAGAAACTAATGAAAGAGACATTCAACTTTGCTGTAATCATAGCCCTAGAAGCCATGCGTCCAAGGTTAACACGGCAAGTCCTGAGACAGATGTCTTTCTAGGACATCCAATGAAGCAGCATGAGTTGATAGATAGCGATGATGATGTAGAAGATGATAGTGACTGGGAAACAGTGAGTCATGCTGAGGAGCAAGGCTCAAGCAATACACTTGATGTGAGTGAACCATCTGTTAATGGTTACTGTAAAGAAAGCAATGCTTCAGTGAGCGTAGCAGACTGGGAGGAGAATGGAAACAACAGACTGAATAACGAAATCATCATGGATTGTTCTGCAAATGCAATGTCAAGAAAAAAGGTGTCTTCAATATGTAGGCTTTGGAGATCATCAACACATGATATTATTGAAGACCTGAAGAGAACACCGGTTGAGGTGAAACCTGGGAGGCTTTCAGATGGAAGGATCTCCAATGGAACCCGAGCTTCAACTAATGGTGAAGAATATCAGAAACTTTCAGTTGAGCATACAAATGGAATGATCTCCAAAGGAACCTTGTCTCCTGACTTAGGGTTCGGTGAAGTTGGTTTAAGCCCAGGTAGCATAACACAGTGGAGCTCTGCTGATTCACTGAATCTTCATACGACTCGAGGAATGAAAGGGTGTATTGAGTGGCCACGAGGCAAACATAAGTACAGTTTAAAGGCGCAGTTGATGGAGGCAAGGATGGAGAGTCAAAAGATTCAGTTGCGGCATGTCCTTAAACAGAAAATTTAGCATGTTCGTTAATACAGGATATGAAGCGCCGAAAAAAGTGAATACATTCTTGCTCATCAAGCAAAGAATGTTTTCCTTTACTGAGGCTGTTTCGGACAGTCTCCATGAAAGACTGAACACCTTGCTATGGGATGGGCTTCGTGGAACTTTAGCGCACAATTTTTGTGGAACTTGTATTCTGTTGTATATGCTGTCTGGACAACCAAATTCTGAGTAATGTCTTTGGAAGCACAATAACGCCACTCCCACTAGAAACTGTCAACCAGAAAAATCTTGTGGAAAACTGGTAGTTATCGAGAAATTTTCGGCCTTGAACACCATGGTGATTATGCGATGAGCAATTGCATGATTGAATTTCGGCAAAAGTTTGTGAATTGTGCGTTAATTCCCAAAATGTTTACGGCAGATTGCTTTAACATCACTAATCAGAATGTCATACATATCTGATTTGATTACCTATGACATTAATTTCTTTGCATACAAATGCTACTTTTACTGCTTATACTTTTCCTACTACAAATACTTGTCAGAATGCCATACATTTGACGTAAGTTTCTTTGCTTACAAATGCTACTTTTACTACTACAAGTACTTGTCAGAATGCCATACATTTCTGATTACCTATGACATAAATTTCTTTGATTACTAATGCTACATTTACTGCTTAAACCTCTACTactacaaatacttcagaatgccAGATCTGAGATATAAAAGTTGATGTATTCCTTAGAGTTGAATTAGGAACTGATCATGATCATTGCCTACAGTGAGCAGACATTATCATTCGTAGTTCTCTGCAATGATGAACTCGTTCCTACCATCTTCTCAATAAAAGGCAAAGTGAAATCATCAAaacctttctttttccttttctgagAAGAAGCAAACGAGAACTTTGTGACACATGATTGGCGACACAGGGAACTTTTGCCGCGAAGGATCTGGAAGCTAATAGACGTGCATGGAGTCTCTTCTTGGGAGAGAGCTTCCGACGCTCGTTTAAGCTCTGCGCCTCCGGTAGTCCTCCACCGGCGTGGCTTGCGTATTAGAAACCGAAGTCGAAACCGGTGATCAGAAGCATCTGCTTTGAGAGTCGCGAAACTTTCGAATCTGAGGGCTCCAGGTTCTAACGAAAGAAACACGTTGGACCGCCAGATTCCAACCGCCTTAAGATTCGCGAAGCATTTGAATCCAAAGGCTCAACCCTATCGGAGGCCAAAGACATATGCCTTAAGATTCGCACAGCCATCGAATCCGAGGGCTGAGGCTCGAAGGAAGAAACTGAATCCTGACCCAGCCGAAACAGGTATCCAACGCGGTCGTGTGTGGAACCTCCACTGGCAGCTGCCCTCAATATTCGCGATTGGATCCAAGAGCTTAACCCTGTCCGAGCCGAAACAGGGGACCTCTTGGTGCCTCCATATATTCCGTGGAACAGCAGACACCTTTAAATTTACGGTTCTTATTTCCTCGACTCTCCCCTCGTCTGTAATCTCTCCTCTATTTGCTCGATCTCTATCAGAAAACAACCATGGTGTGCGACAAGTGTACTGACCCTCTCTCGAAACCCTAAAATTTCCTTTCCTTTATCTTGTATGATTAACGATCTCTCTTTCTCTGTTTTCGTTTGCAGGCGAGAAGAAGCTGGCGAAGGTAATCGTGCCGGACAAGTGGAAGGAGGGCGCCAGCAACACCACCGAGAGCGGCGGCCGAAAGATCAATGAGAACAAACTCCTCTCCAAGAAGAACAGGTCTATTCTTGATTCTTCTCGCATCGGTACCAGAGAAACGCCCTCTCCTTTTGATGCAAGGGTTTGATATGCTTTTAGATTATTGCCTTCGAACTAAACTATAAATTAGGGCAATTTATCAGCTCATAGTTTTCGATCTATTATGTTATAGAAGAGGTTCTGAAACCGTAATTTGACATGTCGACAGTTATGCTAAATTGCTGGTTCCATCTATTGGATCCAAGAGTGGTCCGAGTCTTCCGGAAACAGATGAATCAGATCGGACGAAACATTTGCTTTCAGATTTTCCTAGCAATCGTTACTTTCTTTGCTCTTTCTTGTTCAGGAACGATCACAATCTCATCGTAATTTCTGGATGCTTTTGATATCCTccattctgattttttttttttggggggggggggattgGACCAAGTTTTTTGGAAATAATGAGTCAGAGAACATAAAACATTTTCTTGTAGATTgcattctttcctttttcttctttgtaaAATATCATAACGTGTTTTGATTTTGCAAGGATTTTGCATTATGTTTTCTGTTTTCCTTGCCTCATGAATTCCTAGTACTATCACATTATGGAAAACTATATTACATCAACAAAGTTTGCTGTACATCCAGTGTCTTCAGACCCAATAGAGCGTCAACTAGCTAGAAGCATTACTTGTAATCTTTTCATTCTTGTAAAAGCAATCATTCTTATCATGTTAAATGGGCCCGAAAATCTGTGCAAGATGTAAACCTTAGTTACGCTTGCAATGGCATGAGGATATCAACTAACGGTTGTTACATAAGAAGGAAGATTCAAGAGAAATGGAGGGGGAAGATGAACTACTTTGTAGCTTTAGTGATCTTTGGTGCTAGTAGAGTACACAACTTTAATCATTCAAATGAGAAGTGATCTGTGAAGCATACATGTTTGATGGAGCATAGAAGTGAATATACAAAGATATTAGAACTGTGCATATGGTGCAGGTGTCTGATCTAAAACTTCTGGAGATTGCAATGCATGTTTCATACCGTAAATAGAATACTTCAAGTGTTTATGTTCAAATGGGTTCTTTTATAAGTTTCTAAGCATTGGAAGCAACTTGTGGCATCCAATATTTTCAAGCATTACTATGGGAACCTGTGAGTTCTGCTTTTGAAGGAAAAGGATGACTTATTGACGGTTTTTGGTGAGTTGTTCGGTCCATGACCTAACTATAACATGAAGgtgacaccttttttttttttttttttccagtggCACACTGTTAATGCAACACTGGGAGTTATGTACCTTTGATATAATGCAACATGCAGAAATTATTGTCATTATCTCCTCCTTTTGAGTCTTCCTTAAATGGTTGTTCCTCGGTGTTTGAGGTAGACCTTTACTGTTACTACCATCTGACTAGTCTTCTAGTTTTGCAGCAAACCATCATGTTGCCTCAATTGAGCATCATCTTGTAAATGCTTTATGTTCAGCTCCATACTAATGCGAGAAGATTTAGTAGACGACATTGACAACAGTGATGAGCAAGTTTAGGAAACTTCTAGGTCTGCATATTTGTTTAGGAAAAGTTGGAAATGTTATATTGGGTGTTGGATTTAAGTCACATCAGCAATGTCATTCCAAACACATGTTTTGGAAGTTGTGTTATTTATTCTTGTGAAAATATTTAAAGATTATTAAAAAACTTGTGTGGAGCAAGCCTAATCACGTGATCTAGAATCTGTAAACCTGAAGTTATACTAATAGGCATTAAGTCCTTATTGCAGAAGTTCATCCTTAAATTAGTTCCATATGTGGCTCTATATTAATTATTTTCATGGGTCATATCATTGTTTTGTCTCTTCCCAAATCAAACACTTGGATGGATGTCCATATCAGATTTTGGTATCCATGTCCATGCAACATGGATAGTGACTGCTAACACGATGGCAAATCAAACTTAACTGTTACCAATATGGCATATGAACTTTTGTGTTTTATTATTCTTCAGTCCCGGGAAGCTGCTTTCTTATGCTATAGAGTAGATGTTTATCATATTCCTTTTACACAAGTAGGAACATTTATGCTGTAGGGTTAGTTTTTTTCCTAAGATTTGACCTATCTTGTTTTACCAACAACCAGTTAACTTATTTCATTTAGTCATTGTTATCTGTTCTAAATTCTATTGCTGTTAGCCATACCACTTTATACATGtcattgctatgaactgatatttgGTGTTTACAATCTTGCAGATGGACACCTTATGGAAATACCAAGTGCATGATTTGCAAACAACAAGTACACCAAGATGCAAAATATTGTCATACTTGTGCATACTCTAAAGGCAAGAATTCTGATGCTATTAATTCATTTGCTAACCATCTTGGTGATCTTTATTATAGGTCCTCATGACGATTCTTCTGTCGTGTAGTTTTGTAGCCATGAGTTTAATGTGCACCAGAATTTTCAATTTCTGTCACTAAGTTGATCTCTGTGTAGAACCTGATAATGAATTTAAGTTACTTCTGAATGCAGGTTAGATTAGATTTTAATTTATCTCATTATCTGACAAAAGCTTTCCTTAGTTGATCTTCACTCAATGGCTATTTTGTTTTAGTTTAGCAAGTTTATCTGTAACTTGTGACTTTCGTCAGCAGAACTTAAGCCACCTTGCCATTTGGATAATGCTAACAAACAGCTAAATCTTTAGAAATTGCATATGGGAATTAATCATTTGTTGGTTCTTGTTCAAAATGAATCTTGGAAGGTGTTCTTAACACTTGCATCCATTTTCTGCTTCAGGGGTGTGTGCCATGTGCGGGAAGCAAGTGCTGGATACAAAGTTATACAAGCAAAGTAACGTATGATGACTTTCTTGGATCACAATGTTTATAATTTCTTAGCTTGCTTGGTTTGCAGCGTGCTATAGTTAAAATTGCTTCAGACAAAGGCCACATGGAACCGGTGAATGGATGTTGATCTGTACCTCTTATCAATCTACAAATGATTGGACCCGTTGTTTGTGAGATGATTAGCATATAATCATAATCCTAGTGGAATCAGTAGTATTTAGACCTATCTCTTTTTTCCAATAGAGTCTTCATCGGGTGAGTCTTTAAAATGtccttttatattttatttgtagAAAAACTTTAGTTCTAGTCATATTTTTGGGGTCAGCTCCGACCTTGGGCAAGATAACTCGAGTCTTTCATTTATGTTTCGTCATGGTGACCTCAAGGTCGGGGGTGGATTATGGTCGGTCCTACTCAAGCTCTTGTATGACTTCTCATTCTTATCCAAGAATATTGTCTTTGTGGTAATATATTGATTGACCCTCTGAAATTTCTCTAGTATTGTCACCGATGGTTTTTCCATCAATTACCAAAAGGTGTGAGAGAGCATGAGCCTCATTATGAAGGCCTATTTTATGAATGATAGATGGGCATCTACTATGTCTCAGATTTCATTGGTCAATCGAGTGATGAAGTATGTAAGCATTTTCTCCTCCCCTTGCCTAAGTTAGAGAAGCGTTACCATTGACAACCTCGGGTGCACGTTCCTGAGGAAGTAAAGTTCAAACTCTCTCGTGAACCGACCAAAATAATTGATGGAAAGTGGCTTCAAGTGAGTGTATCATTTTCGTGCTGAGCCTCTTAATGTGGTCGGGAATATGTGTTCCATTAGGTTATCATTGCCATCAAATGCCTCTAATAACGATAGGTGAAAGTTTGTTAGAATCAATTTTTCCTAGATTTTCTAGGTGATTGGCAATTGATCCAAGATGGGGTTGATCAGTGCTTCCTCTTTATATTATTGGAACACTCGTTGTATCTTCTCCAAATGTCAATCCATATATCGTAATTGGATCTGCATGGAATCCTTTGTCGAATCTGTCAAATGAGTCTTGGGTTCAAGAAGGGTAGAGTGATGGTATGATCCATTGAATTCCATGATTGGGAATCAAAGTGCCCCCTCGGCCAATGATTCGATGGGTCTTGGGCGCTCTTGGAATGTTGGCACCATGTCAAGTGGAGGAACCTCGATGGGTGCCAATGACAATGGCAGTTGAGCTCGTGATCATGACTGAGCTGGTGGCATCTATTATTGGGCTAACTAAGGCAAAAgtgaagtgatgacttatatcatgctTGTTAGCATCTACACTTGCTGGGTGAGATTCAAGAACGCCTTGATCAATCCTTAAGTTAAAAACAACAAACTCAATAGGAAAGAAAGAAATCATTTCACTAACAAAAGATATAAGTGTGGAACATCATTGCTCGTTTGCTTTTTTATTCCCTTGCTTAATTGAGCGAGTGGCATTGGTAAGTTTTGAGTACTCCATTGCTTAATGAAAAGATGGGTTGATCGGGTGCTTGTTCTGTTGAAAAGATGGATTAGTTGTTTGTGCCTTGAAAAGACACAGGTTGGTTGGGTGTTTATTCTCTTGGTGAGCATCTTGAAGCTTAGCGACCCAACTCGCATTATGATTAGGCTCAAACTAGAAGTTG encodes:
- the LOC135666704 gene encoding uncharacterized protein LOC135666704, with product MWSPQLSHHRAKHSASGPPHASLLTGRNDKLRQLTHQSRWNAGLVAWGVVARYNVAPLPTSARLPGILSSKTLAPPPYSDPRAATKLHRRGRIRNPAFPGAGAEARLRKGGPASGGRRSGPTTPLLRWKFNEAPPPKPSRKAENAGSSEAPPPLPGVSARKLAAGIWHLQPLDAGSGVRGGGGEGRRTPPCLEFAGFPSAEMEKATKWDPGSSMTLEEVYRFYNHLKVVEHEDVNTVSIVSSLCTELEKAHACISELETERRSAKKKLDQFLKSLADEKASWQSREHEKVQAIIGAMKADLDRERKRRQRIEIVHTKLVNELTETKLAAKQLLQDYKKGCKARELVEEVCDELTKEIGEDKAEIESLKMEALNIREQVEEEKRMLQMAEVWREERVQMKLIDAKLTLEEKYSQLRDLEAELEAFLAARMDADMDVALRREAELLKEKANSVTVEEIKEFSYQPPPSSEDIYAVFEEPQPRQETNERDIQLCCNHSPRSHASKVNTASPETDVFLGHPMKQHELIDSDDDVEDDSDWETVSHAEEQGSSNTLDVSEPSVNGYCKESNASVSVADWEENGNNRLNNEIIMDCSANAMSRKKVSSICRLWRSSTHDIIEDLKRTPVEVKPGRLSDGRISNGTRASTNGEEYQKLSVEHTNGMISKGTLSPDLGFGEVGLSPGSITQWSSADSLNLHTTRGMKGCIEWPRGKHKYSLKAQLMEARMESQKIQLRHVLKQKI
- the LOC135666709 gene encoding uncharacterized protein LOC135666709; this translates as MVCDKCEKKLAKVIVPDKWKEGASNTTESGGRKINENKLLSKKNRWTPYGNTKCMICKQQVHQDAKYCHTCAYSKGVCAMCGKQVLDTKLYKQSNV